In one window of Pseudochaenichthys georgianus chromosome 5, fPseGeo1.2, whole genome shotgun sequence DNA:
- the gpr84 gene encoding G-protein coupled receptor 84 — protein MLMNYTNQTEEDLFSCYSPSVVGYRYFAVLWGCAVTLVGTVGNLMTILAFALDPRLRTRFNVLILNLAVADLLYCTILQPISVDSYLHLRWRSGELWCSIFGLLLFLSNSVSIITLCLVAVSRYLLVAKRALFERVFSSRGLILLLISTWALGLASFGPLWPVYVFVPEVCTCSFHRTRGRPYSTILLFFYFFIGLGFVGVFYFLIYRRVRIASQALLRYRFSRRSSRKKPASSTQGTDDSGVESGMAKTCSCEMSSQADLTQNTDEITCEKPSKSTQVTAQDPSVTRQPLDTVKTSPSTRPAPANAAPSSNSATSGDADEFKRVTRMCFTVFLCFVFCFVPFLLLNIADKQNRAPQVLHMFCANLTWLNSCINPVLYAVMNRQFRQAYHMLLTRAASPVSCLWTWRSTLRF, from the coding sequence ATGCTGATGAACTACACAAACCAAACAGAGGAGGACCTCTTCTCCTGCTACAGTCCTTCAGTCGTGGGCTACCGGTACTTTGCCGTGCTGTGGGGATGTGCGGTGACCCTCGTTGGTACGGTGGGGAACCTGATGACCATTCTGGCCTTTGCTCTAGACCCACGTCTGAGGACTCGCTTCAACGTGCTCATCCTCAACCTGGCTGTAGCTGATCTCCTATACTGCACCATACTGCAGCCCATATCAGTCGACTCCTATCTACACCTCAGATGGCGCAGTGGTGAGCTCTGGTGCAGCATCTTCGgcctgctcctcttcctctccaactctgtatccattATCACCCTCTGCCTAGTTGCTGTGAGCCGATATCTTCTGGTGGCAAAAAGGGCTTTGTTTGAGCGTGTCTTCTCTAGCCGTGGTCTTATTTTACTACTGATCTCAACGTGGGCACTGGGTTTGGCCAGCTTTGGCCCACTCTGGCCTGTTTACGTATTTGTGCCAGAGGTGTGCACATGCAGTTTCCATCGCACCAGGGGTCGTCCCTACAGTACCATCTTgctctttttttactttttcattGGGCTGGGCTTTGTAGGTGTTTTCTACTTCCTTATTTACAGACGTGTCAGGATTGCGTCTCAAGCGTTGCTTCGCTACAGATTCAGCCGCAGATCCTCCAGGAAGAAACCAGCTTCTTCGACACAAGGGACCGATGACAGTGGTGTAGAAAGTGGCATGGCAAAGACATGTAGCTGTGAGATGAGCAGCCAGGCGGATCTAACTCAAAATACAGATGAGATCACCTGTGAAAAACCTTCCAAATCTACCCAAGTGACGGCTCAAGATCCATCAGTAACTAGGCAACCCCTTGATACTGTCAAAACATCCCCTTCAACCAGACCTGCTCCCGCCAATGCAGCACCCTCCTCCAACTCAGCAACTTCAGGAGATGCTGATGAATTTAAGCGGGTGACACGCATGTGCTTTACTGTGTTTTTGTGTTTCGTCTTCTGCTTTGTCCCCTTCCTGTTGCTCAACATAGCTGACAAACAGAACCGCGCCCCTCAAGTACTGCACATGTTCTGTGCAAACCTCACCTGGCTCAATAGCTGTATCAACCCCGTGCTTTATGCCGTCATGAACAGACAGTTTCGACAGGCCTACCACATGCTGCTCACCAGGGCTGcctcacctgtttcctgcctttGGACCTGGAGGTCAACGCTGAGATTCTAA